A genome region from Triticum aestivum cultivar Chinese Spring chromosome 2B, IWGSC CS RefSeq v2.1, whole genome shotgun sequence includes the following:
- the LOC123043828 gene encoding uncharacterized protein → MASSTLRCLPGDIPPTTLLTLPEEMLEEILLCLSDAADLVRASMARVSIRRLVTNHRFLRRFRTRHPPPLLGIVSPYPLHRWDRPLLNLAQPPHPSAAAASAFSGLDAADFSCTFLPNAARWRRDLRDGRVLLSGLPKGTKFNSHAFVRDLAVSDPLSRRYILLPPIPDDLAALVQPPDLVRFDPFLAPPVAEDEDGMSFRVICLAHCTTKLVLLIFSSSAGQWHPVTLENWIGLLTGSDNPAPGNHQDLYWLPRMRHYAHGYFCWAFYAKGSMYPVSKLLMLDTQSMGFSAVDLPPLTDNTRVIILEAENGRIGMYMNENLTAELRYYVLQNDGVGENQWLQKETLTLNDRYMLIGVAGGYLLLQGLRQDQYPFFLVSLDLKTLELEWFLASRHTNVGARLFASFPPSLSPPTLRHDI, encoded by the exons ATGGCGTCGTCCACGCTTCGCTGCCTTCCAGGCGACATCCCGCCGACGACGCTGCTCACCCTACCAGAGGAGATGCTCGAGGAAATCCTCCTCTGCCTCTCCGACGCCGCCGACCTCGTCCGCGCCTCCATGGCCCGCGTCTCCATCCGCCGCCTCGTCACCAATCACCGATTCCTCCGCCGCTTCCGCACTCGCCACCCGCCGCCTCTACTGGGCATCGTTTCTCCCTATCCCCTGCACCGGTGGGACCGGCCGCTGCTGAATCTGGCCCAGccgccgcacccctccgccgccgccgcgagcgCTTTTTCTGGGCTTGACGCCGCCGACTTCTCGTGCACCTTCCTCCCCAACGCCGCGCGCTGGCGGCGCGACTTGCGGGACGGCCGCGTCCTCCTTTCCGGCCTCCCAAAGGGAACCAAATTCAACAGCCACGCCTTTGTCAGGGACCTGGCTGTCTCTGACCCCCTGTCCCGGCGGTACATACTGCTACCTCCCATCCCCGACGACCTAGCCGCCTTGGTGCAGCCGCCGGACTTGGTGCGATTCGATCCCTTCCTTGCTCCTCCGGTCGCCGAGGATGAGGATGGCATGTCTTTCAGAGTTATTTGCTTGGCGCATTGCACAACCAAGCTGGTCCTCCTCATCTTCTCTTCAAGTGCTGGACAGTGGCATCCTGTTACACTTGAAAATTGGATCGGTTTGCTCACAGGATCAGACAACCCGGCTCCAGGCAACCATCAAGACTTGTACTGGTTGCCGCGAATGCGCCACTATGCACACGGATATTTCTGTTGGGCATTTTACGCAAAGGGATCCATGTATCCGGTGAGCAAGTTGCTGATGCTCGACACACAGAGCATGGGTTTCTCTGCAGTCGACCTTCCGCCTCTCACCGATAACACACGGGTTATCATTCTGGAGGCAGAGAATGGAAGGATTGGGATGTATATGAATGAGAATTTGACAGCTGAACTAAGGTATTATGTGTTACAAAATGATGGAGTTGGTGAAAACCAGTGGCTGCAAAAGGAAACGCTCACTTTAAATGATCGCTATATGCTCATTGGCGTAGCGGGGGGATACTTACTTCTACAAGGGCTTCGACAAGACCAATATCCTTTTTTTTTGGTTTCATTGGATCTGAAGACTTTGGAGCTTGAGTGGTTCCTTGCATCAAGGCACACCAACGTGGGTGCTCGTTTGTTTGCCAGTTTCCCACCATCATTGTCTCCCCCAACTCTTCGACATG ATATCTGA